In the Gossypium arboreum isolate Shixiya-1 chromosome 10, ASM2569848v2, whole genome shotgun sequence genome, one interval contains:
- the LOC108452224 gene encoding ankyrin repeat-containing protein BDA1-like: MDERMIGAAQTGDINILYELILNDPYVLQRIDDVPFFHTPLHVAASAGHIDFMMEMINLKPSFARKLNQAGFSPMHLALQNQKTQAVLRLLRFDEGLVRVKGREGFTPLHHVVQNGNVDFLIKFLEVCPEAIEDVTVRDETVFHLAIKNDMFEAFQVLVGWLIRSRHKAAKRWEKEILSWADIDGNTVLHVAAIRNRPQVVKVLLERLCRDHINAKNAEGLTALDIPSQYPLDEGKVDYKEFIKDMISKAGGLSGSSSSLPKTSISSFPIESLKGKVPVLEKLATIASRGKKGIPYEMRNTFLVVTVLIITATYTATLNPPKQPDTISNSLNFQLKYDASLGSTSTGPVQSPPPAEEENLKNLLDVSTMFWLYNTLTFWAATVLTAYLLPSRSICLFILITLSLFGTCYMLLVAVSIRTLALQYIFYLSTLGSVSYSSLSITNYCLATVVALVTLYRTTYYMVYRFVPKRRLFLLLQVVSFCIFAVILVPAILNSEFILEITKYGI; encoded by the exons ATGGATGAGAGGATGATAGGTGCTGCACAAACAGGAGACATAAACATCTTGTATGAGTTAATTCTGAATGATCCATATGTtttacagcgtatcgatgatgTACCTTTTTTCCATACTCCTTTGCATGTAGCAGCCTCTGCAGGGCATATTGATTTTATGATGGAGATGATCAACTTAAAGCCATCGTTTGCAAGAAAGCTAAACCAAGCTGGGTTTAGCCCCATGCACTTGGCTCTGCAAAATCAAAAAACTCAAGCCGTGCTTCGACTCCTCAGGTTTGATGAAGGCCTTGTTCGTGTCAAAGGGAGGGAGGGCTTCACTCCTTTGCATCATGTGGTTCAAAATGGAAATGTTGATTTTTTGATCAAGTTCCTTGAGGTTTGCCCCGAGGCTATAGAAGATGTGACTGTTCGAGATGAGACGGTTTTCCATCTTGCCATAAAAAATGACATGTTTGAAGCTTTCCAAGTCTTGGTGGGGTGGCTTATAAGGAGCCGCCATAAAGCTGCCAAACGTTGGGAGAAAGAAATACTGAGTTGGGCAGACATTGATGGCAACACTGTTTTACATGTTGCTGCTATCAGAAACAGACCTCAG GTGGTAAAAGTACTGCTGGAACGCTTGTGTCGTGACCATATCAATGCCAAAAATGCGGAGGGATTGACTGCACTTGATATCCCATCACAATACCCATTGGATGAAGGGAAAGTGGACTATAAGGAGTTCATTAAAGACATGATAAGCAAAGCAGGAGGTTTGAGTGGTTCCTCTTCCTCGCTTCCGAAAACCTCCATCTCTTCATTCCCAATCGAATCTTTAAAAGGAAAGGTGCCAGTTCTTGAAAAACTTGCAACAATAGCAAGTCGTGGAAAGAAGGGAATCCCATATGAGATGCGCAACACATTTTTAGTAGTCACAGTGCTAATTATAACAGCCACATACACAGCCACTTTGAACCCTCCAAAGCAGCCTGATACCATTTCAAATTCCCTGAATTTCCAACTCAAGTATGACGCATCTTTAGGTTCAACCAGCACTGGACCCGTACAAAGTCCTCCACCCGCTGaagaagaaaatttaaaaaatttactaGACGTGTCCACAATGTTTTGGTTATACAACACTTTAACCTTTTGGGCAGCAACTGTTTTAACAGCCTATCTCCTACCCAGCCGTTCAATCTGCTTGTTTATTCTCATAACACTTTCCTTGTTTGGGACCTGTTACATGCTTTTAGTTGCTGTTTCCATACGGACACTCGCACTTCAGTATATTTTCTATCTTTCGACTCTTGGATCCGTTTCCTATTCTAGTCTCAGCATCACTAATTACTGCTTGGCAACGGTAGTAGCTCTCGTGACACTTTACAGGACAACCTATTATATGGTATACAGGTTTGTACCGAAAAGAAGGCTCTTCCTCCTCCTACAAGTCGTTTCCTTTTGCATCTTTGCTGTTATTCTTGTTCCAGCTATCCTAAATTCTGAATTCATATTGGagattaccaaatacggaatatag